Below is a genomic region from Henckelia pumila isolate YLH828 chromosome 3, ASM3356847v2, whole genome shotgun sequence.
TAATGCTATATGAAACTCACATTCACAGACGtgcatcaattaagataataatTGCGAACATTTAAATCAACGTAGAGGCTAAGAAACTGAATATTTGAGCACCATACATTCTTATAACATGGCAGACAATGTTGCTGGCAAAACTGCAAGCACAATCGACATAACCATCGGAGCCACTTGGATTAGTTTGTGAAATCCCAACCATGTCAACTTTACATAACTCAGCATTGAATCTCCAAAATGTTGTGCCAAGTTCTTTGGCAATTTTTTGTAGGGCATCCACTAATCAGAAAATAATAGAAAGCATGAGATAAGTTGAGAAGACAAGTCGCCAAAACTTTGAGAGCTTGCAAGATAACATTGTACTTGATGTGAAAAAATACCAAATACATGTGCTTAGTAAAAAAATTCTCCTTtccattttaaattaaatacaacATAGTCCAAGATTAATTCCCATCAATTTTAACCTTAAAAGTTCCCGATCAAGTTAAACATAGGGATATCCTAGAATATGGCAATTTATCTTCCGCCACTTTGCTGAAAATCATCCAACCGGCATGAAAAACATGCTCTCCTCAGTCATGATTTG
It encodes:
- the LOC140892578 gene encoding probable LRR receptor-like serine/threonine-protein kinase RFK1, which translates into the protein MVFGNSVAVLCVFAVCCFGLLKLSESRVPKEEVDALQKIAKELGTTFWRFNAELCKVDMVGISQTNPSGSDGYVDCACSFASNIVCHVIRMLCLGA